From Caretta caretta isolate rCarCar2 chromosome 9, rCarCar1.hap1, whole genome shotgun sequence, one genomic window encodes:
- the RAP2C gene encoding ras-related protein Rap-2c, whose translation MREYKVVVLGSGGVGKSALTVQFVTGTFIEKYDPTIEDFYRKEIEVDSSPSVLEILDTAGTEQFASMRDLYIKNGQGFILVYSLVNQQSFQDIKPMRDQIVRVKRYEKVPLILVGNKVDLESEREVLSAEGRALAQEWGCPFMETSAKSKTMVDELFAEIVRQMNYASLPEKQDQCCTTCIVQ comes from the exons ATGAGGGAGTACAAGGTGGTGGTGCTGGGCAGCGGCGGCGTGGGCAAGTCCGCCCTGACCGTGCAGTTCGTCACGGGCACCTTCATCGAGAAGTACGACCCCACCATCGAGGACTTCTACCGCAAGGAGATCGAGGTGGACTCGTCCCCCTCCGTGCTGGAGATCCTGGACACCGCCGGCACCGAGCAGTTCGCCTCCATGCGGGACCTCTACATCAAGAACGGCCAGGGCTTCATCCTGGTCTACAGCCTGGTCAACCAGCAGAGCTTCCAG GACATCAAGCCAATGAGGGACCAGATTGTCCGAGTGAAGAGATATGAAAAAGTTCCTCTAATCCTAGTGGGGAATAAAGTGGATCTGGAATCTGAGAGGGAGGTCTTATCTGCAGAAGGCAGAGCTTTGGCTCAGGAGTGGGGCTGTCCATTCATGGAAACGTCGGCCAAGAGTAAAACCATGGTGGATGAACTGTTTGCCGAGATCGTCAGGCAAATGAACTATGCGTCCCTGCCTGAAAAACAAGATCAGTGTTGTACAACTTGCATCGTCCAGtga